A window of Enoplosus armatus isolate fEnoArm2 chromosome 3, fEnoArm2.hap1, whole genome shotgun sequence contains these coding sequences:
- the rpl22 gene encoding large ribosomal subunit protein eL22, translating into MAPIKKQVVKKQGGKRKKQILKFTLDCTHPVEDGIMDAANFEQFLQERIKVNGKAGNLGGGVVSIERSKSKIAVNSEVPFSKRYLKYLTKKYLKKNNLRDWLRVVANTKESYELRYFQINQDEEEEEDED; encoded by the exons ATGGCCCCGATT AAAAAGCAGGTGGTCAAGAAGCAGGgtgggaagaggaagaagcagatcCTGAAGTTCACCCTGGACTGCACTCACCCTGTAGAGGATGGCATCATGGACGCTGCCAACTTT GAGCAGTTCCTGCAGGAGCGCATCAAGGTGAACGGCAAGGCTGGAAACCTCGGCGGTGGCGTGGTGTCCATTGAAAGGAGCAAGAGTAAAATCGCAGTGAACTCTGAAGTTCCCTTCTCAAAGAG GTACTTGAAGTATCTTACCAAGAAGTATCTGAAAAAGAACAACCTCAGAGACTGGTTGCGGGTCGTGGCCAACACCAAGGAGAGCTACGAGCTGCGCTACTTCCAGATCAAccaggacgaggaggaggaggaggacgaagacTAA